From a single Peromyscus maniculatus bairdii isolate BWxNUB_F1_BW_parent chromosome 4, HU_Pman_BW_mat_3.1, whole genome shotgun sequence genomic region:
- the Fshb gene encoding follitropin subunit beta: protein MKSIQFCILFWCWRAICCQGCELTNITIAVEKEECRFCISINTTWCAGYCYTRDLVYKDPARPNTQKTCTFKELVYETVRLPGCAHHSDSLYTYPVATECHCGKCDSDSTDCTVRGLGPSYCSFGEMKE from the exons ATGAAGTCGATACAGTTTTGCATCCTATTCTGGTGCTGGCGAGCAATCTGCTGCCAGGGCTGTGAGCTAACCAACATCACCATCGCAGTAGAGAAAGAAGAATGTCGTTTCTGCATAAGCATCAACACCACTTGGTGTGCCGGATACTGCTACACCAGG GATCTGGTGTATAAAGACCCAGCCAGACCCAACACTCAGAAAACATGCACCTTCAAGGAGCTGGTGTATGAGACCGTAAGACTGCCCGGCTGTGCGCACCACTCAGACTCCCTCTACACATACCCAGTAGCCACTGAATGTCACTGTGGCAAGTGTGACAGCGACAGCACCGACTGCACTGTGCGAGGCCTGGGACCCAGCTACTGCTCCTTTGGtgaaatgaaagaataa